The DNA sequence aaatgttatttagcatatttttcttgttttatacCATGAAAAGCggaaatatttttatatttaaaaaataaataaatgaaagtgAAAGTATTTTACATTGCATCAAAATAAACCTCAAAATCTAATCATTGTAGAGAGGATTTTATGTACACAAATGTTTCTACATCGATAAAGTGCACTATAAGGCAAAAATGAATGATTAATTAataagaaacaaataaaaacaattccaaacattcattttaaaaaCGTAGGTAATTATAAGGTGTTATTTGAATATATTTAAATTCAGCATCAGCATTTCGTAAAAACTTGAGAAACACTGAACGGAATACGTATGCTAGTCGGGAAAATAATGTTGTATAATTTTGGAAATAGTATCAGTTTCATGGGTTAAGTacttattaaaatttaaaagcaaTTAAGTTGTACTAAATTACATGTTTATATCATTTAGAATACTAGAATAGAATATCATAAGAATActagaatatcatgagaatACTTGAAAAAGTAAAATGAATCCACTTTGTTTGAACATTACATCTAAAAATTTAAAGTAGTTGATTGTTGTTCGTAAACATAAAAACTTCTGTCTTATCACTTGTACGTGAAATATTAACGTACTTCAGACGGtgtcatatttttttgtaaatagttgccattattttgtaaatattgtaTGAAATTTAATCGGTTGCCTTGTGTTTGACCATACGTATTAATATATATTcttcattttaaatttcatctACTGCTTAGTTCAACGACCCGGATATTTTGCATGAAAACAGTCAGAACTAACCAATCGATTGTTATTGACATTTTCCGCATAATGTGGTTTTTATAAACTGAAGATTTTGTAATACAACGCCTACCATATCtgtatgcaatttgcaacagtaaaaaaatgaaataatgatttaGACAATACATGGTTTTACGCctttgcatattttttcaaattttgaacACAactttttccgaaaaaaaaaacaattcagtGACGTAACAAAACAATAGCAACACTtcgaaatattgtttttttttattattataaataatgCGCTTGTAATTTGTCCAAAAATAGAGGAAAAATATTCATACAATgtattaataaaatatttttttacgatttttcaagagcttatcaaatatttttgaatgttATGTAAAAATGAAGATAtgtttttcaataatttcttcaattatttattttcttcaaacaatATATGTTGTTGCGAAATAATCATTCAATAGATCACATACAGTAACTGCAAGGACAATAGATTTATAATTTGTTAACAATGTTATTTCACAtgtttatgaaatatttttcaattttttatgaaaaaatgaCGTACTTTAACTGATACTGACTTACGAGTAAATTAATTTCGAACCGTAGCACAACTAAAAAGTCATCTGGTTCTTGTAATAATTACTGCAATTAAAAATTGtcgaaaaatacaaataatatATTGTTTGAGAATGTATGTAAGAATTGAAATTTCATAAtgatgcaaatacaacatttgacttcttcttcttcttctttggctcaacaaccgatgtcggtcaaggcctgcctgtacccacttgtgggctttggctttcagtgactcattgatttccccccatagcaggatagtcagtcctacgtatggcggcacggtctatttggggattgaacccatgacgggcatgttgttaagttgtacgagttgaccactgtactacgagaccggctgacagctgttgaaaaacatcttggaggaggtgaataataatatgcaCATTCGAAAAAAACCCATATAAAGTCATGTTGCTGGAAAACCATGTAAAGTCACACTGGTGCTGGGACTAACTTCAATCCCATACAGGATTAAGTGACTTTGAAAACAATGTAAAGTCATACTGCTGCTGGGACTGACTCTAATCCCATACAGGTATTAGCATTAGTCATGAATCTACACTGGCCCTTGAACTGATACTAATCACTTACTGGTACTTCTGATTCTGATACCATACCAGTCGTGCAATAAATCTCGAACCCATACTGTTCCTGGAATTGATCTAGACTCTGGAAATGATCGATCCTGGAACAGTTCTTAAAGCCGTACTGTACTAGAATTTATCCCGAACCCACACTAGCACTTAAACTGATTATGACCCTATACAGTTTCATATATCGATACTAGAACTTATGCCAAACCTATAATAACCCTTGAAATCATTAAGATTCCATATCGATCTTGGAACAGATCCTGATCCCATTCCGGGACCTGATACCGCTCTCTTTTTATTTGGGACCACAATAGTATCTAAATATGTTTCAGACATGGATCAATCAAGACCAGTAGtattcatattttattttattttcccattGTTTTGTCTGGTCCTTTCGCCAACTCTGATGACTTACCAACATTCCCGTCCCGGGTTCAAACCTCACATGGACCGTCACCATAAGTAATGCGTGTTACTTACCGGGTTGTCTGAGTCCATTTCCAACGTCAACAACAACGTCAACGTCATTGCTTTCATGATGTTTTTCAGCTGAtttcaaatgttgtatttgcatcaGAAACATGTTTATGTTCattcacatgattttcaacacattacaAGCTGGACTGTGTAACTGTGTGTCCGGCATGACCCGTAACCCCTAAAAGAAAATTGTTGCCGTGGCATTTTCATAAATCCGAACCTAAAGTGGTGGCTTCCTAAAGTAGGACACTATCAGACTTAGTGGCTTCCTGGACAGTTCCTTGGACCACTCATCGGAAAACTTTTCTTCACTCGTCGTAGATGACATTCGTTAGCAATGCTTCCGGCAAACAGAATAGGGCGATATATTGGCAGTTCTCGAAAAATCACGTATAAAAGTATGTACAGTCTAAACTCATTGATTGAATTTTGATTGACTGCCAACTATTTATTaggtgctttttagttggcacttTATCCTTAAGAAACCGAAATTTTCATGAGGTTTTTTGTGAATTTATAAAAGCCAGgttcttctttatttcttctttggtacaacaaccgctgtcggtcaaggcctgccagtgaagtgagcttggctttcagtgacttattgttaccatagcaggatagtcagtcctacgtgtggaggcacggtctattcgggacttgaacccatgacgggcatgttgttacgtcgtaagagttgacgactgtactgcCAGACCGGCCCTAAAGCCAGGTTCTACACAAATAAAACAGATAACTATTCTCGGGATAactcgtcatgggttcgagtcccaaatagaccgtgccgccatacgtggtgggactgactatcctgttatGGAGGGTAATCCTAAAGTCATTGCAAGCCAACctcacaagtggtacaggcaggccttgaccaaaAACGgatgttgagccaaaagaagaactATCCTAGGTATGTGAATAATACTGTTAATAAAAATCGTCacaataaatttgtttttccgGAAAAAGTCGTTTGCTTTTGGTGTGAAAGGACGTCaaattacattttcatttatATCTTCCATATTTAACGTGAATCGCAAAAAACGACTGTTGATATTATTATGGTAGGCGCTGTACTAACTGTCAACTGATAGATTAACTGGCAATATTTGGCAAAATATCTGACAAATAATATAATGGATTCGTTGTCAATATTTAAATTCTGTAAAAGCTATGAATGCTTCTATTTGATTAACATTTGGCATACGTTGATTGccttttatttaatattattaataatttaattgctGTGATTCATagttatacatttttttcttcaagcATGTTAATGTATTAGTATCTAAATGTTGTCTGTCTACCGATTTGTAATATGATTGTGCTACATAACTTCACTAGAAGTGAGCTGGACAACACGAGTTTCACGAACAATCAGAATTGGTTTAGCACATCTGCACTATAAGCTGGCAACATTTTTATGGTAAATTGATTGCTAGTAATCGATTGTTTTCACATTGTTCATCATATAACGTGCTGCGCACGAATCTTTGGTTAAGTGTTGTAGTTTCAATATTCATTACACGTTGCTTGCAATATCAAAAAGATTATGGCCTGCGTtagttttacaatttttaataaatttagcTATTGCATACGCAtatattgtgtgtgtggttgtgtttttgaaCAGATCTATGATGAAccgaaattaataaatacttATAAATCCTAATGCtaattttaaatataaaaaagtaaGTAAAAAATACAGAGAAATCAGTTTTGAGTCGAACATTGCCTTGGGTTATGGTTGAAACATTAAACCTAATGACAGTTATGCATTAATAAAtgttaaattgaatgaagCTTAAACTCCAACTGGTTTGTTGTGCAGAAAGATGAATGAgttataaaacatatttcaggTTAAAACCCTTACAAACACTGCGTTGCTGTGAGTAATTTTGATGTTCATATGCGCATTGTAGCAATATGAACGAGGCGGGATTTTCTCCTCCTCCCGcgttgtgtgttttggttaATCACCGCCTAAACTAAGCGCCTGTACAATTCTTGGATCTGCCTTGCTGCCTTCACGAAACTCTTCCAGAGTCAATCGATCGTCGTGGTTTTTATCCATCTGGTCAAATATTTTATCCACTCGCTTTTGTGGTGTATTGTCGTCCTCGCTTTGTGGCTGCTGACCCTATTACaggaatatattaaaaaagcAGGTTAAGTTATTGTAGATTTAAGGACTTATTGGATTTAAGTTTGTTTCAAATGAATAACATACCACCATTTGATATATTGCATCAACAATATTATACATTTCATCCCGTGTTATGAAACCGTCATTGTCTACATCATACAATCGAAACGCCCCtgaaattttcaccaacgacaTATATTTTAGCTTCAAATCTGATCACACGCTCCATTTTACATTTCTACTTACAATGTAACTTTTCATCCAGATTTCCTCTTGAAGTTATTGAAAGAGCTCTTATAAACTCTTCGAATTCTATCGATCCATCCTataatcgaaacataataaatttattaaataaatttcaagAAAATCAcgaataattttattaaaaggatgaaaaaagttttaatgaaaatgtaaGAAAGATATCTAGTAATTATAAGatacaaattttaaaaatgtattgtaAAAAATGTTGCCCCAATATATTTTGAATACGAGCTCTGGCGAGAGCTTCTCAGTTCGATGACCTGATGCCCACATTCGGATGTACGGCCCCGCTgggcaaagcgacggaagaaatcatggcgttcggCGAATTTTCttatgccttccttttctctcctacggcaaatttgtcaagcagctcgtcgagctacccgtccttGACTCCgtctcatacccctcgcctgagcacgCTGTCTTAGCTtttgatgtgttggtgcgccagacggccaatcgctgttaGCCGTTGTCcctgctttttccctccatagcgctatctctttctcgcgtgtggtaaaagttcatgagttgctgtgacGCTTAAAAAAGCCGAACACTGTGTGCAACACTTCTGCCAAATGTGTACTCTTCCGGAATAAaaagcggaaagacgagttttggcacctgtaaatggtaactgatgaccgggaagTAACTGAATGGTAACTTATGACCGGGGgatactggcacacagctgttgggagattgaacagtatacttaaattgccggcggggggcgggtggccatgggacccctacgatcatcagtcacagacctaaaattgttgccggcataCAGGGTtccacactttatctcaagaccacGGGAtcccttcccgaatctgtcttagccaaaGGCAAAactgcggtatgatgcttgaaaacgttgatgatacctgagtTCATCGGacgcaatgctgaatctgcggcacatttctcgaaaACACTGgtccgcgccgaggacatgtggtcgaatatttttttacacggaTTTTGAGGGCTGACTATCTGGCTACGTGatattcaagtcctgaaaagacCAGGacgatcgcgtaggccgtaatgacaataataataataataataataataatataatataataataataataataataataataataataataataataataataaataataataataataataataatataataataataataataatactaatataataatataatataataataataataataataataataataataataataataaaataataataataataataataataataataataataataataataataataataataataataataataataataataataataataatactaatataataatataataataatataataataataataataataataataataataataataataataataataataataataataataataataataataataataatctaataataataataataataaataataataataataataatataataataataataataataataataataataataataataataataataataataataataaaaaataaaaataatataaaaataaaaataataataataaataataataataataataataataataataataatataataataataataataataataataataaaataataataataataataatataaataataataataatatctaataataataataataataataataataataataataatataataataatataataataataataataataataataatataataataataataataataataataattaatataataataataataataataataataataataataataataataataataataataataataataataataataatataataataataataataataataataataataataataataataataataataataataataataataataaataataataataataataataataataataataataataataataataataataatataatataataataataataataataactaataataataataataataataataataataataataataataataataataataataatataataataataataataataataatataataataataataataataataataataataataataataataataataataataataataataataacgaatTGTGCAGAACTATTTTACATCTTCGCATATTGTTTGAAAATTTTTAACACGTTTCTACACGACTTATgacgaaaaaacaaatgtaTGGTCATACCAAAACTATAAAAACACTTTGAAAAACTGGTTTTATGTGCTAACtaacgcatttaaaaatcgttcaaaaatataaatagcaTATTCTAGAAAGGGTTtaaagaaatatatttttggacgatttttaaagtgtttttatAACTTATTGCAAGGTTTATAAGTTTTATGAgagtaattataatttttttaaaatatcaaatgcttttgactgatcacatttttggccatctattgccgattctcaaatgattaaatattagtattagtttttaaagtagttatcattaattttgaaccatacttggatgatataattacagaaaaacaacaacaatacctaaaatgtttgtaaaagatcaaaatgtaataatttaagagcaataataaaaaaaccgcTTTCACCTGGGccgcggcactcgatcatttactaaatttggccctttGTCTAAAAAATTTTCCGACCGCCGGATTAAAGGatacaattagtttttaagtagatagtatcaattttgaaccatgcttGGATGACACAAATATAggaaaacagcaataataTTAATCGCATTGCTTGATATCATTAAAACGTTGAGCGCTACGCGTATTTTGCACAGCTTTCCGCTGTGCCGGCAGTTCGTCATAATTCGACCGCGAGCGAGCAGCGCACACGGTACGGCGAACAGTACAATGCAAAACTGATAAGCGAGTAAAGAGCCAGACCATGCACTCAGTaaacatttctttaaaaatgaaacaattaaatCTCCAAAGCGATGTCTTGATACCTTTGGCTAAATTCACAATTTACTCATGTGGTCAGAGCAATTTGGATCACATCAGAGTGATTTTGTGTTTACGTAGCCAGCttcgcaaagcgatcgaaaacttcaatGTAgttagagagcaagaaccaataatgataaagcacccgctgcgcaaattcgagcagtttcctgcgcaggaaatgtaccaaagcctgcgctggccagcgcagattttgactggtctcccgcgcgggacttcagcgattcctgcgcaggcctgcgcagggttagcgccatctgtttgcgaaatggatgaactatttatggcggcggagtaAAAatacggtcaaaaaatttaaaattattggcgcccattttctcgtccgcttcttctccctccctcaccctgcccttgccttacttgcgcttcagcccgtgccttccgccgccagctgattgggtgttgtggtgtatgcgttgattcatgtatgtgcattgcggttgtgtattgttattggtgggtgttagcatttattaattagtgtgtgaccttgagacgctgtgggagaagctggattgggattcaaagtgttatcggtgtattgatggtttattttatttcgcgccgctgctgatgagaccattcgatgcccctgccaattgagggtgaagaagcctatttcaaacaagcgtaggagaacgtctaacactaatctaatattttttaatttgaacatgcttgatgcttcaacgaccttctatgcatcatgtagcgcagtgtatagtggcaataaaatatttttttttaaatatgcctaaacctgtctcgagttttcgggccacgacacacacacacatacacagcgcggggaaagtgatcgttcactctatcatgtcgcgatcccccaccccgctcGATGTTatgaatgaggatgcgattaaagatagctgaaccagtctttcttccgataaggtagccgtaatcgatcatgtgGAAGGCGGGGTGGGTTGGTGGgtgtgtgctcgcgtgcgcgcgtgtgtgtgtgttcgggaaccccaaaactgtttgattctgatgcgtgcattgtcaccggctgcgtctacacactccatgcaTTCTCAGACAACGCACAGTACGCCGACTACCGCTATCTACGAGACAATACAACCATTTAATTGGCAGCACCATCTTTGTGACcagctctgctgttggggtattaaaaagacaaaccgtcgaagcaaacgtgcatgtgatatgttgcacatttctttccaattatgctagcggacgcaagtggaaacaacattttgaattgaatccattcaaaagaggattctgaatttgtttattacggtgcgcgtatggtgctgcacctgtccgtccagaatctggcggcttgttggcttgagtcggtatcatgacgccgagcgaccggcaaTGCCATGGAATGGGTTTGAATCGgcaggttcatgtcctttgttcaagagtattccgtgcatttatcgcgccacggcggtacacccggcagcaacaaagtcatatcaaactctttcccggtacggatggcatatcaaagttctttttcttattattattcttgtcattacggcctacgcgatcatgttggccttttcaggacttgacgtacacgtagccgaatagtcagcccttgctacggcggacggttcatacgcggttagaacccacgacgagcatgcagatgtgaggaatgatggcggtgctgcgggaccgctcctatctagcgtgcaacttgcatactgccacactgtctcctgtccggtgcatacgcagcaggcaggaggaaggatgcaccttctcaacaaaaaaacaccgtcatgaaccagcggcggatctaacggtagacggactaggcggtcgccgaagatctctagtatgtagtatggcgtatgtttacaagtgggcAGAATATTAGCGGCAAGGGCTCGCGGAaaaatggtcgttggggccccgtggcgggagaaccatttgcttcccctcccctcccccctcatgccggcaataattgtagggcctgtgaccgatgatcgtaaaggtcccatggcttaagccccctcccccctccctccctccgctggcaatttagatatactgttaaatccccaacagctgtgtgccagtacccccctcccccggtcatcagttaccatttacaggggtctcaattcgtctttccgcttttcatgaacaccttcctttccgatggatcataacattccggaagagcatacattcggcgacagttttgcacacacactcacactcacacccatgcgcagacggctcagcatatctgtgtaatctacaccatacgaaagcaaaaaaagcttagtgtaacaaagttatgcttaatgcttaacacgttcagtttgatggcaggccccagggactgccagtgaactttccagtatactggtttcacaatcagcttgcgttcttgaagccgcggaacagaatgttgatgaaaatcagcgccgggttgaatgtgttaatgcgaattaaaGTTCTGCGaatttcacagcaaaccctccagcgtgagctagcgattccttagttaTTCTTACttggcagcgtttgaactcattgggcttttttggtttgattggtTGGTTTGagctcgactggctgcttgacaaatttgccgttggagagaaaaggaaggcattataaaattctccgaacgccttgatttcttccgtcgccccgctgtgcaaagcgacgaaAGAAATCATggagttctgagaattttatcatgccttccttttctctccaacggcatatttgtcgagcagctcgtcgagctgcccgtccctggctccgcctcattcccctcgcctgagcgcgctgtcgaaggtttggatgtgttggtgcgtcagacggccaatcgctgtcagccctcgtccgtgctttttcccaccatagcgctatctctttctcgcgtgtggactatgctcatgagttgctgtggcgcctaaaaatgccgttaacaaacattgcggcgatgaagttgcatgttcacaaatcaaactaaaaaagcggaatgagttcaattgctgcaatgtaaacatgactacggaatcgctagctcacgctggagggtttgctgtgcaacgcgcagaaccttatttgcattaacacgttcagcccggcgctgattttcatcaactttcctttccgctggtactggaaagttcactggcagtccctggggcctgccatcaaactgaacgtgttagcattaagcataactttgttacactaagcttttttgctttcgtatggtgtagattacatagatatgctgagccgtctgcgcatgggtgtgagtgtgagtgtgtgtgcaaaactgtcgccgaatgtatgctcttcagaaattttatgatccatcggaaaggaaggagttcatgaaaggctgaaagacgagttgaagcccctgtaaatggtaactgatgaccgggggaggggtactgacacacagctgttgggagatttaacagtatatctaaattgccagcggagggagggaggagggGAGGTGGCTTAGGCCATgggacctttacgatcatcagtcacaggccctacaattattgccggcatgaggggggaggggggtgggaaatggttctccagccacagggccccaacgaccatctttccgcgggcccttgtcgctaatactttgtccacttgtaaacatacgccatactacatactagagatcttcggcgaccaccTAGTCCGTccaccgttagatccgccgctggttcatgaaggtgtttttttgttgagaaggtgcatccttcctcctgcctgctgcgtatgcaccggacagcagacagtgtggcagtatgcaagttgcacgctggatatgagcggtcccgcagcaccgccgtcattcct is a window from the Anopheles merus strain MAF chromosome X, AmerM5.1, whole genome shotgun sequence genome containing:
- the LOC121594777 gene encoding frequenin-1 is translated as MGKKNSKLKQDAIDRLTTATYFTEKEIRQWHKGFLKDCPNGLLTEQGFIKIYKQFFPQGDPSKFASLVFRVFDENNDGSIEFEEFIRALSITSRGNLDEKLHWAFRLYDVDNDGFITRDEMYNIVDAIYQMVGQQPQSEDDNTPQKRVDKIFDQMDKNHDDRLTLEEFREGSKADPRIVQALSLGGD